One window of the Desulfotignum phosphitoxidans DSM 13687 genome contains the following:
- a CDS encoding type II toxin-antitoxin system HicB family antitoxin yields the protein MHQLNIKVEVFKEDDLYVALCPSLNVSSFGESIDEAKKSLVEAVEIFIEECSEMGTLDEVLCCKETKRRSYNND from the coding sequence ATGCATCAACTGAACATAAAAGTTGAAGTTTTTAAAGAAGACGATCTCTATGTAGCTCTTTGCCCTTCATTAAATGTTTCCAGCTTTGGAGAATCAATAGATGAAGCCAAAAAGTCTCTTGTAGAAGCTGTGGAAATCTTTATTGAGGAATGTTCAGAAATGGGAACCCTTGATGAAGTTCTTTGCTGTAAAGAGACAAAGAGGCGATCATATAATAATGACTAA